A single region of the Dehalococcoides mccartyi genome encodes:
- the obgE gene encoding GTPase ObgE, translating into MFDRVEIRIKAGDGGSGKVSFRREKFVPYGGPDGGDGGDGGNVYLEADSGLYSLLNFKHKRVHKAANGENGMGSRCTGHNGADLVIKVPVGTVATIVEENGQKRVLADLAADGDCTLIARGGQGGLGNTHFVSSTNQAPMLAQKGQPGGEYELILELKLIADVAIIGYPNVGKSSLLSLLTAAKPRVANYPFTTLSPVMGVIQRPEGAFVMAEVPGLIEDAHLGRGLGHDFLRHISRTRMVIHLLDGTSDNPIDDMIKVNSELYLYDASLSERPQVVAVNKIDDELVQLRREELTEIFKEAGLEVFFISALTGEGVEVLLTKVAEKLAILKAADAPETEIDHEIKVFRPAPKGKMGFRITRLEDGWQVEAPEIERIIEHSDIEDLEVRRQIMVLLKHRNVQQALIKAGAVIGQKIITGRMEWYL; encoded by the coding sequence ATGTTTGACAGAGTAGAGATAAGGATAAAGGCTGGAGATGGCGGCAGCGGCAAGGTCAGTTTCCGCCGTGAAAAATTCGTTCCTTACGGCGGGCCGGACGGGGGCGATGGCGGGGATGGGGGCAATGTATATCTGGAAGCTGATTCCGGGCTTTACAGCCTTTTAAATTTTAAGCATAAACGGGTGCACAAGGCGGCCAATGGCGAGAATGGTATGGGCAGCCGCTGTACCGGCCACAACGGGGCTGACCTGGTGATAAAAGTGCCGGTTGGTACGGTTGCTACTATTGTGGAAGAAAACGGCCAGAAACGGGTTCTGGCTGATTTGGCCGCTGACGGAGACTGTACTCTGATAGCCCGCGGGGGACAGGGCGGACTGGGTAATACCCACTTTGTTTCATCCACCAACCAAGCCCCCATGCTGGCTCAGAAAGGCCAGCCGGGCGGCGAATATGAGCTGATATTGGAACTGAAACTGATTGCCGATGTGGCTATTATCGGCTATCCGAATGTGGGTAAGTCTTCACTGCTTTCACTGCTTACTGCGGCCAAACCCAGGGTGGCTAACTACCCGTTTACTACACTGTCACCGGTGATGGGTGTAATTCAAAGGCCGGAGGGTGCCTTTGTTATGGCGGAAGTACCCGGCCTTATTGAAGACGCCCATCTTGGCAGGGGGCTTGGTCATGACTTTTTGCGTCATATTTCCCGTACCCGCATGGTTATCCACCTGCTGGACGGGACTTCGGATAACCCCATAGACGATATGATAAAGGTCAACAGCGAGCTGTACCTTTATGACGCCTCTTTGTCGGAACGTCCACAGGTGGTGGCGGTAAATAAAATAGATGACGAACTGGTACAGCTTAGACGGGAAGAGTTGACAGAGATCTTTAAAGAAGCCGGGCTGGAGGTATTTTTTATTTCTGCCCTGACAGGCGAAGGGGTGGAGGTGCTTTTAACTAAAGTAGCTGAAAAGCTGGCTATTCTTAAAGCGGCAGATGCACCTGAAACAGAAATTGACCATGAAATCAAGGTGTTCAGGCCTGCCCCCAAGGGAAAAATGGGTTTCCGTATAACCCGCCTGGAAGACGGCTGGCAGGTTGAAGCGCCTGAAATTGAACGTATTATTGAGCACTCTGATATTGAAGATTTGGAGGTCAGGCGGCAGATAATGGTGCTTCTAAAACACCGGAATGTCCAGCAGGCTTTAATAAAGGCCGGGGCAGTTATCGGCCAGAAGATTATAACCGGCAGGATGGAATGGTATCTTTAA
- the nadD gene encoding nicotinate-nucleotide adenylyltransferase has translation MVSLKTGILGGTFDPIHTGHLILAEEVKKRLGLDEIIFIPTGQPYYKADKTISPATDRLNMVKLAISGKPYFRVMDIEIKRSGPTYTADTLNDLKLILPEKTELYFILGWDNLEALPRWHKAPEIIRLCQLVAVPRIGQVKPDVDELDDKLPCLQQSLIMLSKPEVDVSSSLVRERVENGQGVEHLVPEAVAAYIKEHGLYHRQ, from the coding sequence ATGGTATCTTTAAAAACAGGCATATTGGGGGGGACTTTTGACCCCATTCATACCGGCCACCTGATACTGGCAGAAGAGGTAAAAAAGAGGCTGGGGTTGGATGAGATTATTTTTATACCCACCGGCCAACCATATTACAAAGCGGACAAGACTATCAGCCCGGCAACAGACCGCCTAAACATGGTTAAACTGGCTATATCCGGCAAGCCCTATTTCAGGGTTATGGATATTGAAATAAAACGAAGCGGGCCTACCTATACGGCAGATACTTTAAACGACCTGAAGCTTATTCTGCCCGAAAAGACCGAACTTTACTTTATATTGGGCTGGGATAATCTGGAGGCTTTGCCGCGCTGGCATAAAGCTCCGGAAATAATACGGCTCTGCCAGCTGGTGGCTGTACCCCGGATAGGGCAGGTGAAACCGGATGTAGACGAACTGGATGATAAACTGCCCTGTTTGCAGCAGAGCCTTATTATGCTGTCCAAGCCGGAGGTAGATGTCTCTTCGTCTCTGGTAAGGGAAAGGGTGGAAAACGGACAGGGCGTGGAACATCTGGTGCCTGAGGCAGTGGCTGCTTATATCAAAGAGCACGGTCTGTACCATAGGCAATAA
- the gyrB gene encoding DNA topoisomerase (ATP-hydrolyzing) subunit B, giving the protein MLDVNKAKPGANSENYTASDIQVLEGLAAVRKRPGMYIGSTDQRGLHHLVYEIVYNSVDEAMAGVCDRIKVIMFKDGSVSVEDNGRGIPVDIHPVTKISALETVMTVLHAGAKFGGKTYQVSGGLHGVGASVVNALAEWTTVKVRRNGKIYQQSYQRGKPSTPLEEIGVSDGSGTTTIFKADSQIFSTTEYDFEILTDRLREITYLNKGLEVYIYDEQSDQERTYYFEGGITGFVRHLNRNREVRHRQPIYITKKSDSTILEVAIQYNDGYSDSTLTFANCVNTIDGGTHLTGFRSALTRAFNDYAHKSKFLKDTDPNLMGDDVREGIVAIVSVKLPEPQFEGQTKGKLGNIEIKSFVESAVAEQLSLYLEEHPDDTKRILEKCITAAKAREAARKARDLIIRKSALDTGTLPGKLADCSERDASLCELFLVEGDSAGGSAKQGRNRRFQAILPLRGKILNVEKASPDKMLAHEEIRAIITALAAGIDNDFDPAKLRYNRLVLMTDADVDGSHIRTLLLTFFFRHMPRLITESHLFIAQPPLYKIKIGSTEHWVYNDAEKETLLSQTKSTKVDIQRYKGLGEMSAEQLWRTTMDPASRTLLEVKVEDAAKADQIFNLLMGGEVAPRKAFIQSHSKTVKNLDI; this is encoded by the coding sequence ATGTTAGATGTAAATAAAGCCAAACCGGGTGCAAATTCAGAAAACTATACCGCCAGTGATATCCAGGTACTTGAAGGTCTGGCCGCTGTCCGCAAAAGACCGGGCATGTATATCGGCTCTACTGACCAGCGCGGTTTGCATCACCTGGTTTATGAAATTGTTTATAACAGCGTAGATGAAGCTATGGCCGGGGTATGCGACCGGATTAAGGTTATCATGTTTAAAGACGGCAGCGTCAGCGTTGAAGACAACGGCCGCGGTATCCCGGTGGACATTCACCCCGTAACCAAGATTTCCGCCCTGGAAACGGTTATGACCGTACTCCACGCCGGTGCCAAATTCGGCGGCAAGACCTATCAGGTATCCGGCGGTCTGCACGGGGTAGGTGCGTCAGTAGTAAACGCTCTGGCCGAATGGACTACGGTCAAGGTCAGGCGCAACGGCAAAATCTACCAGCAAAGCTACCAACGCGGCAAGCCCAGCACCCCGCTGGAAGAAATAGGTGTATCAGACGGTTCCGGCACCACCACTATATTTAAAGCGGATTCACAGATATTTTCCACTACGGAATATGACTTTGAGATCCTAACCGACCGCCTGCGGGAAATAACCTACCTCAACAAAGGGCTTGAAGTATATATTTATGACGAACAATCTGACCAGGAGCGTACGTATTATTTTGAGGGCGGTATCACCGGCTTCGTCCGTCACTTAAACCGCAATCGCGAAGTGCGCCACCGCCAGCCCATTTATATAACCAAAAAATCAGACAGCACCATTCTGGAAGTAGCCATCCAGTACAATGACGGCTACTCGGATTCTACCCTTACCTTTGCCAACTGTGTAAATACCATTGACGGCGGCACTCATCTTACCGGTTTCCGTTCCGCCCTGACCCGGGCTTTCAATGACTACGCCCACAAGTCAAAATTCCTTAAAGACACAGACCCGAACCTGATGGGTGATGACGTGCGCGAAGGCATAGTAGCCATTGTCAGCGTCAAACTGCCCGAACCCCAGTTTGAAGGACAGACCAAAGGCAAACTGGGCAATATTGAAATAAAGAGCTTCGTGGAAAGCGCCGTTGCCGAACAGCTTTCCCTTTATCTGGAAGAACACCCTGATGATACCAAACGCATATTAGAAAAATGTATCACCGCCGCCAAGGCCCGTGAAGCCGCCCGCAAGGCCCGCGATCTTATTATCCGCAAGAGTGCTCTGGATACAGGCACCCTGCCGGGCAAGCTTGCGGATTGTTCGGAACGGGATGCTTCACTGTGTGAACTCTTTCTGGTAGAAGGTGACTCGGCCGGTGGTTCAGCCAAACAGGGCCGTAACCGCCGCTTCCAGGCTATACTCCCATTACGGGGTAAAATTTTAAACGTAGAAAAGGCCTCACCGGACAAGATGCTGGCCCACGAAGAAATCAGGGCTATCATTACCGCTCTGGCTGCAGGCATAGATAATGATTTTGACCCCGCAAAATTGCGCTACAACCGCCTGGTACTCATGACAGATGCTGACGTGGACGGCTCACATATACGGACACTCCTTTTGACCTTTTTCTTCCGCCATATGCCCCGCCTTATCACCGAAAGCCATTTGTTCATTGCCCAGCCGCCTCTTTACAAAATAAAAATAGGCAGCACCGAACACTGGGTATACAATGATGCCGAAAAAGAAACTTTGCTTTCCCAAACCAAGAGCACCAAAGTAGATATCCAGCGGTATAAAGGTCTGGGTGAAATGAGTGCCGAACAACTCTGGAGGACTACCATGGATCCCGCAAGCCGCACCCTGCTTGAAGTAAAAGTGGAAGATGCCGCCAAGGCTGACCAGATTTTTAACCTGCTGATGGGCGGTGAAGTGGCTCCCCGCAAGGCCTTTATCCAGTCCCATTCCAAAACAGTTAAGAATCTGGATATCTAA
- a CDS encoding RelA/SpoT family protein — translation MEFADLKEKASKYLPPEKLVFLEEAYNYAAAAHTGQMRKSGEPFIEHPLNVALTLADLQLDVSTLSAALLHDVPEDANISLEQIDKKFGPDVAKLVDGVTKLSKLALGPAIEDARRPGGNASLRQAENLRKMLVAMSEDLRVVFIKLADRFHNMRTLQALSAEKRRSIAKETMEIYAPLAHRLGIWELKWQLEDLAFRYLDPRHYRQVANLVDSKLAQRKNYIEHVSAILQSEFEKNGLKVELSGRPKHLYSIYQKMEKYASQGKQFEDIYDVLALRVLVNDIPDCYHAIGIVHSLWHPIPGAFDDYIANPKPNGYQSLHTAVMSLGTTPLEVQVRTYQMHHIAEYGVAAHWRYKTAGKEDVNFEDRIGWLRQLIEWHRDMRGAEEFLESVKTDIFNDQVFVFTPKGEIKDLAKGATPIDFAYRIHTELGNRCIGAKANGRLVPLDYQLKNGEVVEIVTTKKDRGPSRDWLNANMGYIKTHHAREKILAWFKKQERTENLERGRELLEKELKHIGIKTVDREALAKAFKYENADEFLAAIGYGAVSVHQVSMKLLSQQEQPRVVAPPLQTAKPSSQSSVSVMGTGSLLTNIAKCCNPVPGDDIIGYVTRNRGVTVHRQDCHNILHEEERERLVSVDWGMPKEELYPASMRIQAWDRVGLVRDVSTVVAEEKISILSMTVTENDDKTTTLSMTAQIKSLSQLTRLMAKLEGIRGIISINRVGTDGSRSG, via the coding sequence ATGGAATTCGCCGATCTTAAAGAAAAGGCATCCAAATACCTTCCCCCGGAAAAACTGGTTTTTCTGGAGGAAGCCTATAACTATGCCGCCGCAGCCCATACCGGCCAGATGCGCAAATCCGGCGAACCCTTTATTGAACACCCCTTAAATGTAGCCTTGACTTTGGCTGACCTCCAGCTGGACGTTTCTACCCTTTCGGCTGCCCTGCTCCATGACGTACCCGAAGATGCCAACATCAGTCTGGAGCAGATAGATAAAAAGTTTGGTCCAGACGTAGCCAAACTGGTTGACGGGGTAACCAAACTGAGCAAGCTGGCACTTGGTCCGGCTATAGAAGACGCCCGCCGCCCCGGCGGCAATGCCAGTCTGCGTCAGGCTGAAAACCTGCGCAAAATGCTGGTGGCCATGTCCGAAGATTTGCGGGTGGTCTTTATAAAACTGGCAGACCGCTTTCACAATATGCGCACCCTTCAGGCACTTTCGGCTGAAAAACGCCGCAGTATTGCCAAAGAAACTATGGAAATCTACGCCCCCCTTGCTCACCGCCTAGGCATATGGGAGCTGAAATGGCAGCTTGAAGACCTGGCCTTCCGTTACCTTGACCCCCGCCATTACCGCCAGGTAGCCAATCTGGTAGATTCAAAACTTGCCCAGCGTAAAAATTATATTGAACATGTAAGTGCCATTCTCCAGAGCGAATTTGAGAAAAACGGGCTGAAGGTGGAACTTTCCGGCCGCCCCAAACACCTTTACAGCATTTATCAGAAAATGGAAAAATATGCCTCCCAGGGCAAACAGTTTGAAGATATTTATGACGTACTCGCCCTGAGGGTGCTGGTAAATGACATCCCGGACTGTTACCATGCCATAGGCATTGTGCACAGTTTGTGGCACCCCATACCGGGTGCGTTTGATGATTATATAGCCAACCCCAAACCGAACGGCTATCAGTCCCTGCATACCGCCGTTATGAGTTTAGGCACTACCCCGCTTGAAGTTCAGGTACGCACTTACCAGATGCACCATATTGCCGAATACGGTGTGGCCGCCCACTGGCGTTATAAAACCGCCGGTAAAGAAGACGTAAACTTTGAAGACCGTATCGGCTGGCTGAGACAGCTTATTGAGTGGCATAGGGATATGCGCGGTGCCGAAGAATTTCTGGAATCCGTCAAGACCGATATTTTCAACGACCAGGTCTTTGTCTTTACCCCCAAAGGCGAAATAAAAGACCTGGCCAAAGGGGCTACCCCCATAGACTTTGCCTACCGTATACATACCGAACTGGGCAACCGCTGTATAGGTGCCAAAGCAAACGGGCGGCTGGTACCGCTGGACTACCAGCTTAAAAACGGTGAGGTAGTGGAAATAGTCACCACCAAAAAGGACCGCGGCCCAAGCCGTGACTGGCTGAATGCCAATATGGGTTATATAAAAACCCATCACGCCCGCGAAAAGATACTGGCCTGGTTCAAGAAACAGGAACGGACTGAAAACCTGGAACGCGGACGGGAGCTGCTGGAAAAAGAGCTTAAGCATATCGGCATAAAAACAGTTGACCGTGAGGCTTTGGCCAAAGCCTTCAAATACGAAAATGCAGATGAATTTCTGGCAGCTATAGGCTACGGAGCAGTTTCAGTCCATCAGGTATCCATGAAACTCCTCAGCCAGCAGGAGCAGCCGCGGGTGGTCGCACCCCCTCTCCAGACGGCCAAGCCTTCCTCCCAGAGCAGTGTTTCAGTGATGGGCACCGGTTCTCTTTTAACCAATATTGCCAAATGCTGCAACCCTGTACCCGGTGACGATATAATAGGTTATGTAACCCGTAACCGGGGTGTTACAGTACACCGCCAAGACTGCCACAATATTCTCCACGAGGAAGAAAGGGAGAGACTGGTGAGCGTAGACTGGGGTATGCCCAAAGAGGAACTTTATCCGGCATCTATGCGTATTCAGGCATGGGACAGGGTAGGTCTGGTACGGGATGTCTCTACTGTGGTAGCCGAAGAGAAAATCAGTATCCTTTCCATGACCGTAACTGAAAATGACGATAAAACTACCACTCTTTCCATGACAGCCCAGATAAAAAGCCTTTCCCAGCTGACCAGATTAATGGCCAAACTGGAGGGTATACGCGGCATAATCAGTATCAACCGGGTGGGTACTGACGGCTCAAGGTCCGGTTGA
- the hisS gene encoding histidine--tRNA ligase → MKETDSLYQSPRGTEDILPEDQPYWHFVRQQAARIAALYGYQQTDTPVFEDAGLFVRSVGEGTDIVSKEMYTFEDRGGDKLTLRPEGTAPICRAYLEHGMQTRTKPVKLYYLSSIFRYDRPQAGRYRQHHQFGFEAIGEADASLDAEVIEMAWRLYNLLGINDLSLELNSIGCRECRPAYISALKAYYQRYEGKLCSDCKTRLDKNTLRLLDCKREECQCVAENAPRSADYLCPDCLAHYNRLKECLMVVDLPFHENFRLVRGLDYYSRTVFEIQPSIEGAQSTIGGGGRYDGLIEQLGGESTPAIGFATGIERIILNLKRQGITPPSLPSPSVFLAYMGEAASLASVALASDLRKAGIGIYQTYAQKSIKAQLRQANSLGADWAVILGEEELKQGCAVLRNMKEVGQATIPLDQLICEIKKQI, encoded by the coding sequence TTGAAGGAGACAGATAGCTTGTACCAGTCACCCAGAGGTACAGAAGATATACTGCCTGAAGACCAGCCTTACTGGCATTTTGTCAGGCAGCAGGCCGCCCGTATTGCCGCTCTTTACGGCTACCAGCAGACAGATACACCCGTTTTTGAAGATGCCGGGCTGTTTGTGAGGAGTGTTGGCGAGGGGACAGATATTGTTTCCAAGGAAATGTATACCTTTGAAGACCGGGGCGGAGACAAACTGACTTTGCGGCCTGAAGGGACTGCCCCCATTTGCCGGGCTTACCTTGAGCATGGCATGCAGACCCGCACCAAGCCGGTCAAGCTTTATTATCTTAGCTCTATTTTCCGTTATGACCGCCCCCAGGCCGGGCGTTACCGCCAGCACCACCAGTTTGGTTTTGAGGCTATAGGCGAGGCTGATGCTTCGCTGGATGCCGAAGTTATAGAAATGGCCTGGCGTCTTTACAATCTGCTGGGTATCAATGACCTTTCGCTGGAGTTAAACAGCATAGGCTGCCGTGAGTGCCGCCCTGCCTATATTTCGGCACTTAAAGCTTATTACCAGAGGTATGAGGGCAAGCTTTGTTCAGACTGTAAAACCCGTCTGGATAAAAACACCCTGCGTCTGCTGGACTGCAAGCGGGAGGAATGCCAGTGCGTGGCTGAAAATGCTCCCCGCAGCGCAGATTACCTTTGCCCGGACTGCCTTGCCCACTATAACCGTCTGAAGGAGTGCCTGATGGTAGTGGATTTGCCCTTCCATGAAAATTTCCGTCTGGTAAGGGGTCTTGATTACTACAGCCGCACTGTTTTTGAAATCCAGCCCAGTATAGAGGGCGCCCAGAGTACCATTGGCGGCGGCGGGCGTTATGACGGGCTGATAGAACAGCTTGGCGGAGAGTCTACCCCGGCCATAGGTTTTGCTACCGGTATTGAGCGGATTATTTTAAATCTGAAGCGGCAGGGTATTACCCCGCCGTCATTGCCTTCCCCTTCGGTTTTTCTGGCCTATATGGGAGAGGCCGCTTCTCTGGCTTCGGTTGCTTTGGCATCAGACCTGCGTAAAGCGGGTATAGGTATATATCAGACATATGCCCAAAAGAGTATCAAAGCTCAGCTCAGGCAGGCCAACAGTCTGGGTGCAGATTGGGCTGTGATACTGGGTGAAGAAGAACTGAAACAGGGTTGTGCCGTCCTTCGGAATATGAAAGAGGTCGGTCAGGCAACCATACCCCTTGACCAGCTGATTTGTGAGATAAAAAAGCAGATATGA
- a CDS encoding saccharopine dehydrogenase family protein, which yields MTKNILIIGGYGNAGSCIAMLLLQETDARIFLGGRNLEKAKYIAEGLNQLENIQRVEGVKLNVEDPQSLKEAFCGMDIVVVASNTPEYARQIAFAALEAKVDYIDIQYSDRKLHQLKLLSQKINNANLCFITEAGSLPGLPSALVHFSHQDFTTLEKLSVGAIICQNWKSAISEERTNEVMRQLSDYQPYVYKDYHWKRLGWFRPGTSRTFNFGPFGRFSCGPMTLEEMRSLPGMYPNLKELGFYLGGFNWFTNWISIPLLNLGLRFLGKEAKRSLGRLVVWGLRNFDSQPYGMAIKVSARGERGGVRERQDILLSHKDAYMFTAIPLVACLKQYIDGSARRSGLHYMGHLVDSKRLVADMEKMGMTIRFQTQLMDKPPVERPRVEA from the coding sequence ATGACAAAGAATATACTAATTATAGGCGGTTACGGCAATGCCGGCAGCTGTATAGCTATGCTCCTCCTTCAGGAGACAGATGCCCGTATTTTTCTGGGAGGCAGGAATCTGGAGAAAGCCAAGTATATAGCCGAAGGCCTGAACCAGTTGGAAAACATCCAGCGGGTAGAGGGTGTAAAGCTCAATGTGGAAGACCCCCAGAGCCTGAAAGAGGCTTTCTGCGGTATGGACATAGTGGTGGTGGCTTCCAATACGCCCGAATATGCCCGCCAGATTGCTTTTGCCGCTTTGGAAGCTAAAGTTGATTATATTGATATCCAGTATTCAGATCGCAAGCTGCATCAGCTGAAGCTGCTCTCCCAGAAGATAAATAATGCAAATCTCTGCTTCATAACCGAGGCCGGCTCGCTACCGGGTCTGCCTTCGGCTTTGGTGCATTTCAGTCACCAAGATTTTACTACCCTGGAAAAGCTTTCGGTGGGGGCTATTATCTGCCAGAACTGGAAATCAGCCATATCTGAAGAGCGCACCAACGAAGTGATGCGTCAGCTTTCCGATTACCAGCCGTATGTTTACAAGGATTACCATTGGAAACGTCTGGGCTGGTTTCGCCCCGGCACTTCGCGTACCTTTAATTTCGGGCCTTTCGGTCGTTTTTCCTGCGGCCCTATGACACTTGAAGAAATGCGTTCGCTGCCCGGTATGTATCCAAATCTCAAGGAGCTGGGTTTTTATCTGGGCGGATTTAACTGGTTTACCAACTGGATAAGCATACCCCTTTTGAACCTTGGGCTTCGCTTTTTAGGCAAAGAGGCCAAACGCTCTTTGGGCAGACTGGTGGTCTGGGGACTTCGCAATTTTGACAGCCAGCCTTACGGTATGGCTATTAAAGTTTCCGCCAGAGGCGAACGGGGCGGGGTAAGGGAACGGCAGGATATATTGCTTTCCCACAAAGATGCATATATGTTTACGGCTATACCTCTGGTAGCCTGCCTTAAACAGTATATAGACGGCTCTGCCCGCCGTTCCGGCCTGCATTATATGGGACATCTGGTAGATTCCAAGCGTCTGGTGGCAGATATGGAAAAAATGGGTATGACCATCCGTTTTCAAACCCAGCTGATGGACAAACCTCCGGTAGAACGCCCCCGGGTAGAAGCCTAA
- a CDS encoding glycerol-3-phosphate acyltransferase, whose amino-acid sequence MYTVLSLLIGYLLGSIPSAYLITRRIAGRDIRQLGGGNVGGLNTFREVGAGAGITVALMDMAKGALAVSVSYYLLAQNTQWVILTGFAAVIGHNWPIWLDFKGGKGLGPAFGAMLFLLPVYGLPQQLLILALLVFIPLAITRNVALATGIALFSLPFLVWYGSYSEFATLISVLLFLMIGIKFVLDNRKSLRDPANRRNLIVDHWKRPDKGS is encoded by the coding sequence ATGTATACCGTTCTGTCACTCCTGATAGGATATTTGCTGGGTTCCATCCCCTCTGCTTATCTGATCACCCGCCGCATAGCCGGGCGGGATATACGCCAGTTGGGCGGGGGGAATGTGGGCGGCTTAAATACCTTCCGCGAAGTAGGCGCGGGAGCCGGCATTACTGTAGCGCTGATGGATATGGCCAAAGGCGCTTTGGCGGTTTCAGTTTCCTATTACCTGCTTGCCCAAAACACCCAGTGGGTTATCCTGACCGGCTTTGCAGCGGTAATCGGCCATAACTGGCCTATCTGGCTGGATTTCAAAGGCGGCAAAGGTTTGGGGCCTGCCTTCGGGGCAATGCTCTTTTTACTGCCTGTGTACGGGCTTCCCCAACAACTGCTTATACTGGCACTTTTAGTTTTTATACCTTTAGCCATTACCCGAAACGTAGCTTTGGCCACAGGAATAGCTCTTTTCAGCCTGCCATTTTTAGTCTGGTACGGCAGCTATTCCGAATTTGCTACCCTGATATCCGTTTTGCTCTTTTTGATGATAGGCATCAAGTTCGTACTGGACAACAGGAAAAGCCTGCGTGACCCGGCTAACCGCCGCAATTTGATAGTTGACCACTGGAAACGGCCGGATAAGGGCAGTTAG
- a CDS encoding branched-chain amino acid transaminase, whose translation MGTSYAYFKKQIIPLEDAKIGVMTHALHYGTGVFEGIRGNWNNEKKQMYIFRLKEHYNRLLTGAKVLKMNLPYTVDELCKITIDLIKKCGFKEDIYIRPLAYKSSETFGVRLHNLECDLLIVAIPWGRYIDKDTCHCCVSTWRRPDDNVMPPQLKSTGIYLNNAFTKTEAVENGFDEGIMLTPDGHVSEGSGENLFIVRKGKLITPPICDSILDGITRNSVMELAEKELGLEVLERSIDRVELYMAEECFLTGTAAHLTPVSEIDHRKVGNGEIGPLTAKLKDLYFEAIKGNIAKYSSWCTPVYNL comes from the coding sequence ATGGGAACGTCATATGCTTACTTTAAAAAACAGATAATACCGCTGGAGGATGCCAAGATAGGGGTAATGACCCACGCCCTGCACTACGGCACCGGGGTATTTGAAGGTATCCGCGGCAACTGGAATAATGAAAAGAAGCAGATGTACATTTTCCGCCTGAAGGAGCACTATAACCGGTTGCTGACCGGTGCCAAAGTGCTCAAGATGAACCTGCCTTATACTGTGGACGAACTTTGCAAGATAACTATTGACCTTATAAAAAAGTGCGGCTTCAAGGAAGATATTTATATCCGCCCTTTAGCTTATAAAAGTTCCGAAACCTTCGGGGTCAGGCTGCACAATCTGGAATGTGATTTGCTGATTGTGGCCATACCCTGGGGCAGATATATAGACAAGGACACCTGCCACTGCTGTGTCTCCACCTGGCGCCGCCCTGACGATAACGTCATGCCTCCCCAGCTGAAATCAACCGGCATCTACTTGAATAACGCTTTTACCAAGACCGAAGCCGTGGAAAACGGCTTTGACGAAGGTATCATGCTGACCCCTGACGGGCATGTCTCCGAAGGCAGCGGCGAAAACCTGTTTATAGTCCGAAAGGGAAAGCTTATCACCCCGCCCATCTGTGACAGCATACTGGACGGCATTACCCGTAACTCTGTTATGGAACTGGCCGAAAAAGAGCTGGGGCTGGAGGTGCTTGAAAGAAGCATTGACCGGGTAGAGCTTTATATGGCGGAGGAATGTTTCCTTACCGGCACAGCTGCCCATTTAACCCCCGTTTCCGAAATTGACCACCGTAAGGTGGGTAACGGCGAAATCGGGCCTTTAACCGCTAAACTTAAAGATTTATATTTTGAAGCCATAAAGGGCAATATAGCCAAATATTCAAGCTGGTGCACCCCGGTTTATAACCTGTAA